One Endozoicomonas gorgoniicola DNA window includes the following coding sequences:
- a CDS encoding ComEC/Rec2 family competence protein: MTGDHHYEKIYDAIKTRYTGKDIILVTPHHGGYAGNLTIGNWLSEFNVIECPISVGTNTYRHPSQNIENLKKLQKSKPQITQDIGDITFKI; the protein is encoded by the coding sequence ATGACGGGTGACCATCATTATGAAAAAATTTATGATGCCATAAAAACTCGTTATACAGGAAAGGATATTATTCTTGTGACACCACATCATGGTGGCTATGCTGGAAATCTCACCATTGGAAACTGGCTTTCAGAATTTAACGTAATTGAGTGTCCAATATCTGTTGGAACAAATACATATAGACATCCAAGCCAAAACATTGAAAATTTGAAGAAATTGCAAAAAAGCAAACCACAAATCACTCAAGACATTGGTGATATTACTTTTAAAATTTGA
- a CDS encoding transposase has protein sequence MPKFLPYNTNQNLMIPVNLSEQLVPGTFEYSLNYLVDHEMDTSIFYDHYKNDDSGRPAYDPAMLLKVVLFAYSRGITSSRQIARACQKNVVFMALSADSQPHFTTIADFISRMHQPVGLLFLQILMICDELQLIGHEMFAIDGRKMSSNAGKEWSGTHKELAEKQQKLQMMIASLMQQHREEDAADKVNPKNRQEDEQRIKSLRKAARRIKTFLKDQPEKRNKRKQPLKGNVSRVYQGNLPLSSSQNRT, from the coding sequence ATGCCGAAGTTTCTGCCGTATAACACCAACCAGAACCTGATGATCCCGGTTAACTTGTCTGAACAGCTGGTTCCCGGAACATTCGAGTACTCCCTGAATTACCTGGTGGATCATGAGATGGACACTTCCATCTTTTATGATCACTACAAGAATGATGACAGCGGTCGTCCGGCTTACGATCCGGCTATGCTGCTAAAGGTGGTGCTGTTCGCCTATTCTCGCGGCATTACCTCTAGTCGACAGATTGCCAGGGCCTGCCAGAAGAATGTGGTGTTTATGGCACTGTCTGCTGACAGTCAGCCTCATTTCACCACCATCGCCGATTTTATCAGCCGCATGCACCAGCCGGTTGGTTTGCTGTTTCTGCAAATACTGATGATCTGCGATGAGCTCCAATTGATTGGCCATGAAATGTTTGCCATTGATGGGCGCAAAATGTCGTCCAATGCAGGCAAAGAGTGGAGTGGCACTCACAAGGAGCTGGCAGAAAAGCAACAAAAGCTGCAGATGATGATTGCCAGTCTGATGCAACAACATAGGGAAGAAGACGCAGCAGACAAGGTAAACCCAAAAAACCGGCAGGAAGATGAACAGCGGATTAAATCGTTACGTAAGGCCGCCAGACGGATCAAGACGTTTCTGAAAGACCAGCCAGAAAAACGTAATAAACGTAAGCAGCCGCTTAAGGGCAATGTTAGTCGAGTCTACCAAGGGAACCTCCCCCTCAGCAGCTCACAGAACCGTACTTGA
- the ltrA gene encoding group II intron reverse transcriptase/maturase — translation MTEAKPFTISKRLVWQAWQKVKANKGAAGIDRQSLADYEVNLSGNLYKLWNRMSSGSYFPPPVMRVDIEKKDGGTRPLGVPTVADRIAQTVVKLIIEPLVEPVFHENSYGYRPHRSALQALAVARKRCWRRDWVIDLDIKGFFDNLDHDLMMKAVRHHIQEPWVLLYIKRWLEAPVDDGKEKITRVKGTPQGGVISPLLANLFMHYAFDHWLERHIPNVWFERYADDAVIHCRTRQEAEFVLEQVRNRLKDCGLALHPIKTKLVYCKDDDRPEKHENTSFDFLSYTFRPRMTRSKYGKFFVSFLPAISKASAQHIRDTIRELAIPTKRSLYSLEELAKLINPIVRGWINYYGKFYPSELKKVLNYVEATLVRWAMGKYKKLRGRKWRASRCLGRVAKKAPLLMAHWRFGCVSAVG, via the coding sequence ATGACCGAAGCAAAACCGTTCACAATTTCAAAAAGGCTTGTCTGGCAAGCCTGGCAGAAGGTGAAGGCCAACAAGGGAGCCGCCGGCATTGATCGTCAGTCACTGGCTGATTATGAAGTCAATCTCAGCGGTAACCTGTACAAACTATGGAACAGGATGTCATCGGGAAGTTACTTTCCTCCCCCCGTCATGCGTGTAGACATCGAAAAGAAAGATGGAGGCACGAGACCGCTGGGAGTACCGACAGTAGCTGATCGCATAGCACAAACTGTGGTCAAATTGATCATAGAGCCATTAGTGGAACCAGTTTTTCACGAAAACTCCTATGGTTACCGGCCACATCGAAGCGCTCTTCAGGCGCTGGCGGTAGCGCGGAAGCGCTGCTGGCGGCGTGACTGGGTGATTGATCTCGATATAAAAGGTTTCTTTGACAATCTTGATCATGACCTCATGATGAAAGCAGTGAGGCACCATATACAGGAACCTTGGGTGCTGTTGTATATAAAACGTTGGCTGGAAGCGCCTGTTGATGATGGCAAGGAGAAAATCACAAGAGTCAAAGGGACGCCACAAGGGGGAGTTATTAGCCCTCTCTTGGCAAACCTGTTCATGCACTACGCATTTGATCATTGGCTGGAGCGGCACATTCCGAATGTCTGGTTTGAGCGCTATGCTGATGATGCGGTGATCCACTGTCGCACAAGACAGGAAGCGGAGTTTGTTCTGGAGCAGGTCAGAAACCGGTTAAAAGACTGTGGTCTGGCATTGCATCCGATAAAGACAAAGCTGGTTTATTGCAAGGATGATGATCGACCGGAAAAGCATGAAAACACCTCGTTTGACTTTCTGAGCTACACCTTTCGTCCAAGGATGACCCGCAGCAAGTACGGCAAGTTCTTTGTCAGCTTCCTGCCCGCTATAAGCAAGGCTTCGGCTCAGCATATACGGGATACCATCAGAGAGCTGGCAATACCTACCAAACGTTCGCTGTACTCGCTGGAGGAGCTGGCAAAGCTGATCAATCCGATAGTACGGGGCTGGATCAATTACTATGGAAAATTCTATCCGTCGGAATTGAAGAAAGTACTGAACTATGTGGAAGCGACGCTGGTTCGCTGGGCTATGGGCAAATACAAGAAATTGAGGGGCCGAAAATGGCGGGCTTCCCGATGCTTGGGGAGAGTGGCCAAAAAGGCTCCGTTGTTAATGGCACACTGGCGATTTGGCTGTGTGTCAGCGGTTGGATAA
- a CDS encoding transposase, translating to MEWICPPLLMSKYTLTTRHHWFTCVHLQVSHLTQSCCAFSVTLTTLTLNQRSSQWFGGRFQKPPPEGPPPSLLQLRADRLCSRDTPDPDSAKMKTSKGVIQGYNGVAAVDNKHQVIMHAEAYGSGLEQPALIPMVEAIRQHCHLLDDTRDVMESAVITADSGFHSRDNLQQLMDQGVNAYIADNQFRQRDPRFDQAGRYKTRHRKERQELARKQDKQTAPGKFRPKDLGAVHLLRRSPPIHHQLTVISFLRARMVI from the coding sequence ATGGAGTGGATCTGCCCTCCACTTTTGATGTCAAAATACACGCTTACGACACGTCATCATTGGTTTACTTGCGTTCATCTTCAGGTTTCACACCTGACGCAATCTTGTTGCGCCTTTTCTGTGACGCTCACCACCCTGACTCTTAATCAGCGCAGCTCACAGTGGTTTGGTGGTCGCTTCCAGAAGCCGCCACCGGAGGGCCCACCTCCATCTCTATTGCAGTTACGAGCAGACCGACTCTGCTCTCGTGACACACCAGACCCTGACAGTGCCAAGATGAAAACCTCCAAAGGCGTGATCCAGGGCTATAACGGTGTGGCTGCCGTGGACAATAAACATCAGGTAATCATGCACGCCGAGGCTTATGGCAGTGGCTTGGAGCAGCCCGCACTGATTCCTATGGTGGAAGCAATACGTCAGCATTGCCACTTGCTGGATGACACCCGTGATGTCATGGAGTCTGCGGTGATTACGGCAGATAGTGGCTTCCACAGCAGAGACAATCTGCAACAGCTGATGGATCAGGGCGTCAATGCATATATTGCGGATAACCAGTTTCGCCAGCGTGACCCACGTTTTGACCAGGCTGGGCGGTATAAAACCCGGCACCGTAAAGAACGGCAGGAGTTGGCCAGGAAACAGGACAAGCAGACGGCACCCGGCAAGTTCAGGCCAAAGGATTTGGGTGCGGTTCATTTGCTACGACGAAGCCCCCCTATTCACCACCAACTCACCGTAATTTCGTTTCTTAGAGCACGAATGGTGATATGA
- a CDS encoding ISKra4 family transposase has product MNCEKLSLTAWLNGVQLLNLGLREATRKNAETSKKKRQTRLSPGEKKDRKRMAMVATVYTVRANPRSPESIMNSEKKADNVVKFRPPIRNKRVWASVERDGETVIEEAFDEALKRDPERKRQWVVVVDGHPHQLKMIERVARRKQVKTSIVMDFIHVLEYLWKAAHCLHDKGDKSIEKWVEQQALKILHGQSGWVARGIKQSATKRKLKNREAVDKCAGYLQKNRDRLCYDKALRSGFPIASGVIEGACRHLINDRLDITGARWSLQGAEAILKLRSINSSGDWDEYWSYHHSCSKKRNYGELVVNRGASS; this is encoded by the coding sequence CTGAACTGTGAGAAGCTATCCCTAACGGCATGGCTCAATGGCGTTCAACTGCTGAATTTAGGGTTAAGGGAAGCGACCCGCAAGAATGCAGAGACAAGCAAGAAAAAACGTCAGACACGTTTAAGTCCGGGAGAAAAGAAAGACCGGAAGCGTATGGCTATGGTGGCGACTGTTTACACTGTGCGGGCAAACCCACGCTCACCAGAGTCCATCATGAACTCTGAAAAGAAAGCGGACAATGTCGTCAAATTTCGACCTCCAATACGCAACAAGAGGGTTTGGGCCAGTGTTGAGAGGGACGGAGAAACAGTCATCGAAGAAGCCTTTGATGAGGCTCTCAAGCGTGACCCGGAACGAAAACGACAATGGGTTGTCGTGGTCGATGGGCATCCGCATCAACTGAAAATGATTGAAAGAGTCGCCCGCAGAAAACAGGTCAAAACCAGCATCGTAATGGATTTCATTCATGTGCTGGAATATCTGTGGAAAGCCGCTCATTGTCTGCATGATAAAGGTGATAAATCTATTGAGAAATGGGTTGAGCAGCAAGCACTGAAAATTCTTCATGGGCAGTCTGGCTGGGTAGCCAGGGGCATAAAGCAAAGTGCCACGAAACGAAAATTGAAGAATCGGGAAGCTGTTGATAAATGTGCTGGCTATCTGCAAAAAAACAGAGACCGGCTTTGCTACGATAAGGCGCTACGCTCAGGCTTTCCTATTGCCAGCGGAGTGATTGAAGGCGCTTGCCGACATTTGATAAATGACCGTCTTGATATAACAGGCGCACGATGGAGTCTGCAAGGCGCGGAAGCTATTCTGAAGCTTCGCTCAATAAACTCCAGTGGAGACTGGGATGAATACTGGTCATATCACCATTCGTGCTCTAAGAAACGAAATTACGGTGAGTTGGTGGTGAATAGGGGGGCTTCGTCGTAG
- a CDS encoding transposase: MIRPPKPTPPKGELSEMEKDPLSVKLEVDSFDGKIHVEWEPEASVTPMGQLPFFIQFLKTGHRFEPWINDCPLTYKSPNAPQKVDVIGSLMLSILSGHKRYAHIGTIIGDKVNAQLLGMKKIVSDDSARRGLKKIDEDEGVEWMQKHLHLCFDPLLTIPWIMDVDVTVKTIYGHQEGAVNGYNPHKKGRPSHTYHSYMMANLKLILEVEVRPGNQSQSKYSLPGLMELLNRLPKCCWPEFVRGDCDWGSDRVMSELEDAGCHYLFKMKKHDNVKKAIGNAHCSGGWVKYDNHWEGKESVIKLSGWKKERRIIIVRRRRPENEIPMLEKGIKERQQTLALIEEPENIKAYEYSVLVTSLDNDIVSIINHYRNRADCENNFDEIKNQWGWGGYVTKDMARCRMLARMVALVYNWWTLYVRLSNPESHKESITSRPLLMSSIGKLTHSGNQKKIKLTSQHRWMYKIAKLQSELCDFFDSIKSIAPQLTPINAWCRILTKAVSKFLKKGQVITMQPLIGSG; this comes from the coding sequence ATGATTCGACCACCAAAACCCACTCCCCCAAAGGGTGAGTTGTCTGAAATGGAAAAAGACCCCTTATCCGTCAAACTCGAAGTCGATTCTTTCGACGGTAAAATTCATGTCGAGTGGGAGCCTGAAGCATCGGTCACCCCAATGGGACAGCTTCCTTTTTTTATACAGTTTTTAAAAACAGGTCACCGATTTGAACCCTGGATTAACGATTGCCCACTAACTTATAAAAGCCCAAACGCCCCTCAAAAAGTGGATGTGATTGGCTCATTAATGCTTTCCATTCTTTCAGGACATAAACGCTATGCGCATATCGGAACAATTATTGGTGATAAAGTAAACGCTCAGTTGCTTGGGATGAAAAAAATTGTCAGCGATGATTCTGCCAGGCGTGGTTTAAAGAAGATTGACGAAGATGAAGGCGTTGAATGGATGCAAAAACACCTCCATCTCTGTTTTGATCCGTTATTAACCATTCCATGGATTATGGATGTTGATGTTACCGTGAAAACCATTTATGGGCATCAGGAAGGAGCGGTTAATGGCTATAACCCACATAAGAAAGGGAGGCCCTCTCATACTTACCACTCATATATGATGGCTAATCTTAAATTAATACTGGAGGTTGAAGTCAGACCCGGAAATCAAAGTCAAAGTAAATACTCTTTACCCGGTTTAATGGAGCTATTAAATCGACTTCCAAAATGTTGCTGGCCTGAATTTGTTCGTGGTGATTGTGATTGGGGAAGTGACCGGGTAATGAGCGAATTGGAAGATGCTGGTTGTCATTATCTTTTTAAAATGAAGAAGCACGACAACGTTAAGAAAGCCATAGGGAATGCACACTGTAGCGGAGGATGGGTAAAATACGACAACCATTGGGAGGGAAAAGAATCCGTAATTAAACTGTCAGGATGGAAAAAAGAAAGACGCATAATTATTGTTCGAAGACGGCGTCCTGAAAATGAAATACCGATGTTGGAAAAAGGAATAAAAGAACGTCAACAAACGTTAGCATTAATAGAAGAGCCAGAAAATATAAAAGCTTACGAGTATTCGGTTCTGGTCACATCTCTTGATAATGATATAGTCTCGATCATTAATCATTATCGCAACAGGGCTGACTGTGAAAATAACTTTGATGAAATCAAAAACCAATGGGGCTGGGGCGGTTATGTAACAAAAGATATGGCAAGATGTCGAATGCTGGCCCGAATGGTTGCCTTGGTTTACAACTGGTGGACGCTATACGTTCGATTGAGTAATCCGGAATCCCATAAAGAATCAATTACCAGCCGTCCCTTATTAATGAGTTCAATTGGCAAGCTGACCCACTCTGGCAATCAAAAGAAAATAAAGCTGACAAGCCAGCATCGATGGATGTATAAAATTGCGAAATTACAAAGTGAACTGTGTGATTTTTTTGATTCAATCAAAAGTATCGCACCGCAGTTGACTCCAATTAACGCATGGTGTCGTATTTTAACGAAAGCAGTCTCGAAATTTTTGAAAAAGGGGCAGGTTATTACGATGCAACCATTAATTGGATCGGGTTAA
- a CDS encoding UPF0236 family transposase-like protein, producing the protein MNASYANTLDFQFFSPAQDHFNGMIRHLESACLQEHGTTEEYIRTNGDELLRLMFQGYLDKQAEDEEKAVSVTPADGIPRNHIRQNTSRVLTTVFGKVKVKRFAYSQRNVSNEFPLDAGLNLNNDQYSDGVRKRVVTDAIDRSYDNVVKRHRENCPGIVGKHQTIKLVEGTAQDFVEFYEQRTIEDEQTDDLLVLSFDGKGLVMLPDGLT; encoded by the coding sequence GTGAACGCATCTTACGCTAATACTCTCGACTTTCAATTTTTCTCTCCTGCACAGGATCACTTTAATGGCATGATCCGCCACCTCGAATCTGCCTGCCTGCAGGAACATGGCACAACCGAAGAGTACATTCGAACCAATGGGGACGAGCTGCTTCGGCTAATGTTTCAGGGCTATCTCGATAAACAGGCTGAAGATGAAGAAAAAGCAGTGTCTGTCACTCCCGCTGACGGCATACCTCGTAACCATATTCGTCAAAATACCAGCCGGGTTCTCACCACGGTGTTTGGCAAGGTAAAGGTCAAACGGTTTGCTTATAGCCAGCGCAATGTCTCCAACGAATTCCCACTGGATGCCGGGCTCAACCTTAATAACGACCAATATTCTGATGGTGTACGCAAGCGTGTGGTCACGGATGCTATTGATCGTTCTTATGACAATGTCGTCAAACGGCATCGTGAAAATTGCCCCGGCATAGTTGGCAAGCACCAGACAATAAAGCTGGTTGAAGGCACAGCCCAGGATTTTGTCGAATTCTATGAACAACGAACCATAGAAGATGAGCAAACAGATGACCTATTGGTTCTGAGCTTTGACGGGAAAGGTCTGGTCATGTTGCCAGATGGGTTAACCTAA
- a CDS encoding transposase — protein sequence MSCTCPAGKPMWLSSDRADFNGQKAYVFEGYVKNCRECPVKAKCLRRENQKSPRSVHFFYSQMPERNKPDVLQIMKDKIDSAEGKRIYSKRLGTAEPPFGHMQEMGMTEFTLRGREKVNGQWRLMCCLHNLKKIHSFGGESLARRMEKAV from the coding sequence ATGAGCTGCACCTGCCCTGCTGGCAAGCCCATGTGGCTGAGCAGTGACCGGGCTGATTTTAATGGTCAGAAGGCGTATGTATTTGAAGGTTATGTGAAAAACTGCCGGGAATGTCCGGTCAAGGCGAAGTGCCTACGCCGGGAAAACCAGAAATCCCCGAGGTCTGTTCACTTTTTCTATAGCCAAATGCCTGAGAGGAATAAACCGGACGTGCTGCAGATTATGAAAGACAAGATCGACAGCGCGGAAGGCAAGCGAATATACAGCAAACGCCTCGGAACGGCTGAGCCGCCGTTTGGTCATATGCAGGAAATGGGTATGACAGAATTTACCCTCAGAGGCCGCGAAAAAGTGAACGGCCAATGGCGGTTGATGTGCTGCCTTCACAACCTGAAGAAAATTCATAGCTTCGGGGGTGAATCATTGGCCAGAAGGATGGAGAAGGCGGTATAA